In Pocillopora verrucosa isolate sample1 chromosome 13, ASM3666991v2, whole genome shotgun sequence, one genomic interval encodes:
- the LOC131772255 gene encoding putative leucine-rich repeat-containing protein DDB_G0281931 — protein MFEKCFKCGHGLECQNDYASLKPGYWWDWQNESHIDRYKEFIKNLQLSRPALDNSSVQIPYPLPTPFKCPVEGSCMGGLNSQCKKGYEGPLCAVCSPGYYKQLQICKKCPTKKLMIAQLTIIGAILLIIASIVVWTSRRKKKKIQESSPMDIFLSKLKIVIGFYQVTYGLLEAFSYIKWPGSLQVIGKYSEILQMNVLQVAPIDCLYPGLSVDAFGNLYATMAINAALICVSGAIYVFRRVVIYRNPLLEENEKASKLSEAKKAIYRNLFFLLYVTYLSTCTKTANVMPLTCREICRDEKETRCDSFLKGDYSIQCHVPKYDKMLIVAYISTAYVFALPVASFLVLWRHKRKIIQTESDEEENSGMEIITGLRFLFENYNPRTWFWELIEMSRKVILTSGLILVGQESRSYVGLAWVMAGMYGMLFSWNRPIQDKTENRMMATSLAVTVVNLGIGAVSRIPAENLPPGSTDAYVEDVLFKILVLGANTLVIGQVAVQYVLHLYGYFKEWQKNPQWSLSCFLALLLPLSGLQAEVTGMVETNVLDNQLQTGQEEMPTLVSAVKDSGVVDVTLEEGEQQQETMSREGEEIGKHEIAKVFCDRGSQTRLRSQSIFRDAGNWNSHF, from the exons ATGTTCGAAAAGTGCTTCAAATGTGGACATGGACTGGAATGTCAAAATGATTACGCTTCTCTAAAACCTGGTTATTGGTGGGATTGGCAGAATGAGTCACACATTGATCGCTACAAAGAATTCATAAAAAACCTCCAGCTATCTCGCCCAGCATTAGATAATTCTAGTGTCCAAATTCCCTATCCGCTACCGACACCTTTCAAGTGTCCAGTCGAAGGGTCATGCATGGGTGGGTTAAACTCTCAGTGTAAGAAGGGTTATGAGGGTCCTCTCTGCGCTGTCTGCAGTCCAGGATACTATAAACAGCTTCAAATTTGCAAGAAGTGCCCTACAAAGAAGCTGATGATTGCACAGTTAACAATCATTGGTGCAATTTTATTGATAATCGCTTCAATCGTGGTATGGACGAGtaggagaaagaagaagaagattcAAGAAAGTTCCCCGATGGACATCTTTCTGTCCAAACTTAAGATTGTTATTGGGTTCTATCAGGTCACCTACGGCCTATTGGAAGCATTCTCGTACATAAAATGGCCAGGTTCTCTGCAAGTTATTGGCAAGTATTCTGAAATACTTCAGATGAATGTCCTTCAGGTTGCACCCATTGACTGCCTGTACCCAGGCTTGTCCGTCGATGCATTCGGAAACTTGTACGCAACGATGGCAATAAATGCAGCTCTCATTTGCGTGTCTGGTGCTATCTACGTCTTTCGGAGAGTGGTCATCTACAGGAATCCTCttttggaagaaaatgaaaaggcaTCTAAACTGTCTGAGGCAAAAAAGGCTATTTAcaggaatttatttttcttgctctaCGTTACATACCTAAGCACTTGTACCAAAACAGCTAATGTCATGCCACTGACTTGCCGCGAAATTTGCCGAGATGAAAAAGAAACGAGATGCGACAGTTTCCTGAAAGGTGATTACAGCATTCAGTGTCACGTTCCAAAATATGACAAAATGCTAATTGTGGCCTACATCTCTACTGCTTACGTCTTTGCCCTTCCTGTTGCTTCGTTTCTCGTCCTTTGGAGGCATAAACGGAAAATCATACAAACAGAGAGTGACGAGGAGGAAAACTCTGGCATGGAAATTATCACAGGACTGCGCTTCCTTTTCGAAAACTATAACCCTCGTACGTGGTTTTGGGAACTTATTGAGATGTCTCGGAAGGTAATCCTGACTTCCGGTCTGATACTTGTGGGGCAAGAAAGCAGGTCTTACGTTGGCTTAGCATGGGTCATGGCTGGGATGTATGGAATGCTATTTTCGTGGAACAGACCCATACAAGACAAGACCGAGAACAGAATGATGGCGACGTCTCTCGCAGTTACTGTTGTCAACTTAGGAATAGGGGCAGTGAGCAGGATTCCAGCAGAAAATTTGCCGCCAGGCTCCACTGATGCTTACGTGGAGGATGTTTTGTTCAAGATCTTGGTGCTGGGAGCAAACACTTTAGTGATTGGACAAGTTGCTG TTCAGTATGTCCTGCATTTGTACGGATACTTCAAGGAATGGCAAAAAAATCCACAGTGGTCCCTCTCCTGCTTCCTGGCCCTGCTCCTCCCCCTCAGTGGCCTGCAGGCAGAAGTGACCGGTATGGTTGAGACGAATGTCCTTGATAATCAGCTGCAAACGGGGCAAGAGGAGATGCCCACTCTTGTTAGTGCGGTAAAGGACAGTGGTGTTGTTGATGTTACACTCGAGGAAGGTGAACAGCAGCAAGAAACCATGTCCAGGGAAGGTGAAGAAATTGGTAAACACGAGATCGCTAAGGTGTTTTGCGATCGAGGTAGCCAGACGAGGCTGCGTTCACAATCTATCTTTAGGGACGCAGGGAATTGGAATTCACATTTCTAA
- the LOC131772253 gene encoding uncharacterized protein: protein MDVTSRRMILVFVLFVWMEQTNAFNSPDCESVVNNTLKSPRYPDDYPSDVYCSYNIPIPNNSALIITFEYFYLEKVHGLLCTQADYVQIRSSFGQNLGTFCGEWTGKTIVSLGKYAQITFQSDSMFQERGFLMHFWTGLIGNLTVPGFSNECGSVVNNTLKSPGYPNDYPIESECNYSVPIPKGMAILVTFHYFLLEVIDSSCELADSFSVTNDKGQTFGTYCGEWTGKEILVTGDFVLMTFISDEYGQERGFEIYFTAVPFGNGTKFSSINDTECGSVANKSLKSPGYPKNYPNNAHCVYVVPIPKKTELIISFFDFDIEDTYPCVNDYVMITDANNKTIGEYCGNYNDHQIVVAGNYVMITFHSDYSFQRRFLLSFSFIPIVLPKVMLRMSVIRALPGYKWSCPVIGTAPVYIAIKMNSVLLINTTWTTKITFHQDANYSCIASSKYGTDVRNFTVVFNDCKPQCNYGWRHFFGNTLLCKNLSSPLDVIQCAPGITENMNVSFSKLANVSDDMFSYLESVRFLYLSANDMEILPEKLFSRMVRLEKLNLKANKIAFLPQNVFSSQEKLQILDLSSNAISDLSTELLSPLKNLFELNLAYNNIQNISADTFSPLASLEYLFLTSNAILSLPADVFSKLDKLYFIGLSINGFAFQADEVLILPLHLEQLDLQANAITFLPEGVFHGLEYLEWLSLANNSIQNLSVNLFSSLRYLTNLLMASNDIYHLPAKLFRRTGRLILLDLSSNKIAEIPRDLFCCTAELETLYLTSNNIAKLNWDVFASLSYLRHLDLSYNKIRNLPENLLCCTTSVFQYFSLQDNSLSYLSNETFAKSSWLQYVFLSANNLTTIPYRAFYNLINAEIIILSDNPITTIEQEAFKTGFFDHFFLRIYLLRTKLKMLSLEYLSGLSQASAKIVINDRTLATVHYSSRHNRKALCSVYLNPVDSEGEGIMVDNIAITVQRAFGAALKASGFGRIHVNTTNRNIHFPCPLGTFSNSSTKGEQGCTQCTPGGFYSDVLAHVGINCKKCPTGSYVPFDKAPGKQKQDCKSCPEGKRS, encoded by the exons CCAAGCTGACTATGTGCAAATAAGGTCCAGCTTTGGGCAAAATCTTGGTACGTTCTGTGGCGAGTGGACTGGGAAAACGATAGTCTCTCTAGGAAAGTATGCGCAGATAACTTTCCAGTCGGATTCAATGTTTCAAGAACGCGGATTTCTAATGCATTTTTGGACTGGTCTAATTG GCAATCTTACAGTACCTGGATTCTCTAACG AATGTGGCTCAGTCGTGAATAACACACTGAAGAGTCCTGGATATCCGAACGATTATCCCATAGAATCGGAATGCAACTATTCCGTTCCGATCCCAAAAGGAATGGCAATTTTGGTCACtttccattattttttgttGGAGGTTATTGACTCGTCATGCGA GTTGGCCGACTCCTTTTCGGTTACAAATGACAAAGGTCAGACGTTTGGTACGTACTGTGGGGAGTGGACTGGTAAAGAAATTCTCGTAACGGGTGACTTTGTATTAATGACGTTCATATCAGACGAGTATGGTCAGGAGAGAGGATTTGAGATATACTTCACTGCTGTTCCATTTG GTAACGGTACAAAGTTCTCGAGTATCAATGATACag AGTGTGGCTCAGTGGCTAATAAATCACTGAAAAGTCCAGGGTATCCTAAAAACTATCCAAACAATGCACACTGTGTTTACGTGGTTCCAATTCCGAAAAAGACAGAGTTGATCatctctttctttgattttgatatTGAGGATACTTATCCATGTGT AAATGACTACGTTATGATCACTGATGCGAACAACAAGACGATCGGTGAATACTGTGGTAATTACAATGATCATCAGATTGTTGTGGCTGGAAATTACGTCATGATAACATTCCATTCAGACTACAGTTTTCAGCGGAGATTTTTGCTATCTTTCAGTTTTATTCCAATAG TTTTGCCAAAAGTTATGTTACGAATGTCTGTCATACGAGCACTGCCCGGGTACAAGTGGTCTTGCCCTGTCATTGGAACCGCTCCTGTGTACATAGCCATTAAAATGAACTCCGTACTACTGATAAATACAACATGGACTACAAAAATAACGTTTCACCAAGACGCGAACTACTCCTGTATCGCCTCTAGCAAGTATGGTACAGATGTTAGAAACTTTACCGTGGTTTTTAACG ATTGCAAACCTCAGTGTAATTATGGATGGAGGCACTTTTTCGGAAATACTCTTCTCTGCAAGAACCTATCGTCGCCATTGGATGTAATTCAGTGTGCCCCTGGAATAACTGAAAACAT GAATGTGTCCTTTAGCAAATTAGCTAATGTTTCGGATGACATGTTTTCTTATCTAGAGTCTGTGCGGTTCCT GTATCTATCTGCAAACGACATGGAAATCCTCCCGGAAAAACTTTTCTCCCGGATGGTTCGCCTGGAAAAGCT AAACTTGAAGGCAAATAAAATCGCTTTTCTTCcacaaaatgtgttttcttcGCAGGAGAAACTACAAATACT GGATTTGTCTTCAAACGCCATTTCGGATCTATCGACAGAATTATTATCTCCACTAAAAAACCTGTTTGAGCT taACTTGGCGTATAATAACATTCAAAACATATCTGCGGATACGTTTTCTCCTCTGGCAAGCTTGGAATATCT GTTTTTGACTTCCAACGCTATTTTATCTCTACCTGCCGATGTTTTCAGCAAACTGGACAAACTATACTTTAT AGGTTTATCCATAAATGGCTTTGCCTTTCAAGCTGACGAAGTGTTAATCTTACCGCTGCATCTAGAGCAACT AGACCTGCAAGCAAACGCCATTACATTTTTACCAGAAGGTGTCTTTCATGGCCTTGAATATCTTGAATGGCT AAGCCTTGCTAACAACAGCATTCAAAACCTCTCCGTCAATTTATTTTCTAGTCTTCGTTATTTAACAAATCT gttgatGGCCTCAAACGATATTTATCACTTACCTGCTAAGTTATTCCGACGTACTGGAAGATTAATTTTACT AGATCTCTCTTCCAATAAAATTGCGGAAATACCAAGGGATTTGTTTTGTTGCACGGCTGAATTAGAGACTTT GTACCTCACGTCAAATAATATCGCCAAACTAAACTGGGATGTGTTTGCCAGCCTTTCATACTTAAGGCATTT aGATTTGTCTTACAACAAGATACGGAACTTACCAGAAAACTTGTTGTGTTGCACGACCTCGGTATTCCAATATTT TTCCTTGCAGGATAACTCGTTAAGCTATCTATCTAACGAGACTTTCGCCAAATCTTCTTGGCTCCAATACGT ATTCTTGAGCGCAAACAACTTGACGACTATACCATATCGGGCTTTCTACAATCTAATAAATGCAGAGATAAT AATTCTGTCAGACAACCCTATAACGACTATCGAACAAGAAGCATTTAAAACTGGattttttgatcatttcttccTAAGAAT ATATTTGCTGCGGACGAAGTTGAAGATGTTGAGCTTGGAGTATCTCTCTGGATTAAGTCAAGCGTCTGCTAAAAT AGTGATAAACGATAGAACGCTTGCAACCGTGCACTATTCGTCTCGCCATAATAGAAAAGCTCTCTGTTCAGTTTACCT GAATCCAGTTGATTCTGAAGGAGAAGGCATCATGGTCGACAATATCGCAATAACTGTACAAAGGGCTTTTGGTGCTGCTCTGAAAGCGTCAGGATTTGGGCGTATTCACGTTAATACCACGAACCGGAACATTCATTTTCCTTGCCCATTAGGgacattttcaaattcttcaacTAAAGGAGAACAAGGCTGCACTCAGTGCACCCCAG GTGGTTTTTATTCAGATGTTCTCGCCCACGTTGGGATAAATTGCAAGAAATGTCCAACTGGTTCCTATGTTCCCTTTGATAAAGCTCCCGGAAAGCAAAAACAAGATTGCAAATCTTGCCCAGAAGGTAAAAGGTCTTAG